A genomic segment from Hypomesus transpacificus isolate Combined female chromosome 13, fHypTra1, whole genome shotgun sequence encodes:
- the LOC124475978 gene encoding ankyrin repeat domain-containing protein 61-like: MTAVGAIELYSAILSENASLIVNIAKKYGTNSMINGSKSKPSKGLAILPLHLAASYRKVHSIESLLLAGANPGIRDQQGRNALHLVITHWPYIHATWPAPQSRFQTAMASMQKRAEACLQVLCNHGVDLNTVVDSGNRQTAMHLAVRFAALSAIHILASHGAAVNTTDLCGMTPLHMAAGILNTEIAVCLIKLGADVNKAVSHSGNRPLHLAALATACRPVKNMDTALRCITELLDQGAEVDAVNNVGRTALHEACSVGKESVVNLLLRRGADINKQTPAGENCLFLFLDHQPNLCHTSLLGRLLSLTSPLTIANGAGLQPSTLLLPQYSRQREQLLALTRHPRSLMDICMIQAFQSYGSLRRQTLAELLPERLHRYVLWGSSCDISFVSGDDTAKSGSWSDLFHREEPPERANSLDVPAPERHRASEH, encoded by the exons ATGACAGCTGTCGGAGCAATTGAATTGTATTCCGCAATTTTATCAGAAAACGCATCCCTTATTGTTAATATTGCAAAAAAATACGGGACCAACTCAATGATCAATGGATCGAAATCCAAGCCGTCAAAG GGTCTTGCTATCCTCCCTCTTCACTTAGCAGCCTCGTATAGGAAAGTTCATAGTATAGAGAGCTTGTTATTGGCGGGAGCCAACCCTGGAATTAG ggaCCAACAGGGTCGTAATGCCCTCCACCTGGTCATCACCCACTGGCCCTACATCCACGCCACCTGGCCCGCACCACAATCACGTTTTCAGACCGCCATGGCCAGCATGCAGAAGAGGGCAGAGGCCTGCCTACAGGTCCTCTGCAACCATGGAGTCGACCTCAATACTGTG GTGGACAGTGGGAACCGTCAGACAGCCATGCACCTGGCCGTGCGCTTTGCCGCTCTCTCCGCCATCCACATCCTGGCCAGCCACGGGGCCGCTGTCAACACCACAGACCTGTGCGGCATGACGCCCCTGCATATGGCCGCCGGCATCCTCAACACAGAGATTGCCGTTTGCCTGATCAAGCTTGGTGCAGATGTCAACAAG GCGGTGAGCCACTCGGGGAACAGACCGCTGCACCTGGCTGCCCTGGCGACAGCCTGCAGGCCAGTGAAGAACATGGACACAGCACTAAGATGCATCACTGAGCTGCTGGACCAGGGGGCAG AGGTGGATGCCGTGAACAACGTGGGCCGGACGGCCCTCCACGAGGCGTGCAGCGTGGGCAAGGAGTCCGTGGTCAACCTGCTACTGAG GCGTGGTGCCGACATCAACAAGCAGACGCCAGCTGGGGAAAACTGCCTCTTTCTGTTCCTGGACCATCAGCCCAACCTCTGCCACACCTCCCTGCTGGGCCGCCTGCtcagcctcacctcccctctcaccaTCGCCAACGGGGCGGGCCTCCAGCCCAGCACGCTGCTGCTGCCCCAGTACTCCCGTCAGCGAGAGCAGCTCTTGGCCCTGACCCGGCACCCTCGCAGCCTCATGGACATCTGCATGATCCAGGCGTTCCAGTCTTACGGCTCGTTACGCCGTCAGACCCTGGCGGAGCTCCTCCCTGAGAGGCTGCACCGCTACGTCCTCTGGGGGAGCTCCTGTGACATCAGCTTTGTCAGCGGCGATGACACGGCCAAGTCCGGCAGCTGGTCAGACTTGTTTCATCGCGAGGAGCCGCCGGAGAGGGCCAACTCTCTGGACGTCCCCGCACCAGAGCGCCACAGAGCCTCGGAACACTGA